The segment TGCCGCCGCAGTAGCAAAAGGACACAAGGTTTCACCTCAGGTCACTGCAATTGTCGTTCCCGGTTCCGGCCGCGTGAAGCTGCAGGCTGAGAAGGAAGGCCTGGATCAAATCTTTACAGAAGCAGGCTTTGAATGGCGTGAAGCCGGATGCAGTATGTGCCTTGCCATGAATCCGGATGTGCTTCAGCCAGGACAGCGCTGTGCCTCGACCTCCAACCGTAACTTTGAAGGACGCCAGGGACGTGGCGGCAGAACACATCTCGTATCTCCGGCAATGGCAGCTGCAGCAGCTGTAAAGGGACATTTTGTTGATGTCCGTGACTGGAATTTTGTATCTGAAGAAGCTGTTATCTAAGAAGGGACGGGGGAGTTTACAATGGAAGCATTTACGAAATTAAACGGATTGGTTGCACCCGTGGACCGGGTCAATGTAGATACCGATGCAATTATACCTAAGCAGTTCTTGAAAAGAATCGAGCGCACAGGCTTTGGCCAGTTTCTGTTCTATGAATGGCGCTTCGACGAGCAGGGAGAGGTCATCACAACCTTTCCTCTGAATCAGCCGCGTTATCAAGGAGCCAGCGTACTGATCTCCAGAGCGAACTTTGGCTGCGGCTCCTCCCGGGAGCATGCCCCTTGGGCGATTATGGATTACGGCTTCCGTGTTGTGATCGCGCCTTCGTTTGCGGATATCTTCTATAACAACTGCTTCAAGAATGGCATTCTGCCGATCAAGCTGTCGGAAGAGCAGGTTGAAGAGCTGTTCCAGCGTACTGAAGCTCATGAAGGCTATCAGCTGAGTGTAGATCTTGAGAACAAGCTTCTTTCCGATGATCAAGGGCTTCAGATTCAGTTTGATCTCGATGAGCATCGTCGTCAGTTCCTGCTTCAAGGTCTGGATGATATCGGACTGACGCTGCAGCATGCTGATGCCATTGATGCCTACGAGCAGGAGCATCACAACCGTTTGTTCGCTTAAGCCGGCAGCATTCGATATTTCTTTCTAAAAAACTTCAAAACTTCCATATCCGCTGTAGGATATGGAAGTTTTTTCTGTTAAAATCATAGATATAGTGCGGAACATTCGCTGTGAAGCCGGAAAATGCCGCATGCTGAGCCAATATGGCGGTTTTTGGGTACTCGTCGCTTTCATTAAATTCATAGGGATGGTAGAGGTGTGAGTATGAAGAAGTGTGGTCTGCTGATGTTTTTGGTGCTTTTTCTGCTGAGTTTAGGCAGTGCAGGAAAAGCGGAGGCAAGCGGTGCAAAGATTTATCTGGATGGAGAACAGCTGAATTTACCGTCCGGAGTCAAGGTGTTAAATGTCAACAACTCTATCATGGTCCCCATTCGGGTCATTTCCGAGAACCTAGGCTATGAAGTGAAATGGGAAAAGTCCACTCAGACCGTTTCTGTGCTGGACAGCGTTACGGCGGTACATATGAATGTGGGCAAGACACAGTCTCAGGTGAACGGGATCGAGGTTCAGATGAGCATCCCGCCGATGCTGCAGGGGGGGACCACCCTGGTGCCGCTGCGCTTTGTAAGTACAGAGATGGGCATGGATATTGAGTGGGACAACCAGATCAAGGCGGTATATTTGACTAGCAGCGCACCTCCTGTCGCGACTGAACCCGTTCAAGTAAGCCCGCCCCCAGCAGGATCAGTGGGAAGCAATCCCGGCGCTGTCACTCCTGTAGAAGAAGTGACCCCGGTCTCAGCTTTGGCAAGCGTCGATGGCATCAGCTTCGTCGATAACCAGCTGCTGATTGCCGTATCCGGAAAAGTGACGCCTAAGGTTTTTAGTATTCCTAGCCCTGACCGGATTGTCGTTGATCTTCCGCAAAGCTTTCTGTCCAGCTCCTTTGCCGGGTCGGATCAACAAGTGGGCAAGGAAACGATCCTTCCGCTTGAAGGATACCCCGACGTGAAGCAGATCCGTTATGCTAGATTCAGTGCTTCCCCGGAAACCGTGCGTGTCGTTCTGGACCTCCATACGTCCAAAGCGTATGAGCTTACCCATCAGAATGGATTAATTACACTCAACTTAAACATAGAGCAGACCGCAGCACCGGCGGAGCCGGCTAGCAGCGGCAAGAAAATCGTTGTCATTGATGCCGGACACGGAGATGGAGACCCGGGTGCTCCTAGCGTGAACAAGCGTTGGGAGAAGGACTTTAATCTGGCCGTTGCCCAGAAGGTCGGGAAGCTCCTGGAGAAGGAAACTCAGATCGAAGTAGTCCTTACACGAAGCAATGACACGTTTCTGGAGCTGAAGGATCGGGTAAAAATAGCTAACAACCTTAAGGCTGATGTTTTTGTTTCCATCCATGGAAATAGCAACAATTCCAGCAGCGCCAACGGAACGGAGACTTTTTATACGCGGGATGCCAGCTTGTCTTTTGCCAAAATTATGCACAGTCATCTTTCTAAAGCTACAGGTCTTAAGAATCGTGGCGTCTCTTACGGAAATTTTCATGTGACCCGCGAAACATCCATGCCGGCCGTACTGCTGGAGATCGGGTTCTTAAGCAATAAAGGTGATGAAACACAGATGTTCAAGGAAGATTTCCAAAACCGGGTGGCACAAAGCATCGTAGATGGAATTAAGGAATATCTTAAAGTACAGTAATGTACTTCCCAAGGGGGACGGTTTAATGAGTCAACGTAAATATTGGTCAGCAGCAATTCTGGCTGCTGTAATGGTAATGAGCAGCGGATGTGGAGACAAGCCGGCTGCAGCACCTCCTGCAGACACGGGAGCGGTAAAGCAAGCGGCAGGAGCCGATGAGGGCAACGTCAAAGATGATGTCGATACCACCCAGCAGGCACAAGGGACTGCAGGCACTCAGGTCGCAGGAAACAGCACTTCAGCTTCAGATGGAGAGAAGAAGGAGGAGCCGATGCGCAAAGAAAAGGTAGTCCTCTACTACACAGATCCTGAGCTGATGGGCGTCGTTGAAGCCCCGGGAGAAATTATGTACAGCGGCGCTGAAGACAAATACGCTAAAGCTTTTAATGCACTACAGCAGAGCGATGATGAAGAGTTCGTTCCATTGTGGAATGAGGCCATTACGCTGAATCAGGTTGAATTTGACGCCGGGGCGCTCGTTCTGGATATCACCAAGCCCGCTGAGGCAAATCTGGGTGCTGGCGGAGAGATGTACGCTCTGGAAGCACTGGAGAATATGTTTTTCCAGTTTGAGGAAGTTCAGTCGATCCAGCTGCTTATTGATGGAGAACAGGTCGAGAGTTTGATGGGACATGTTGTCCTCGAGCATCCGATGAAGCGTCCTACACCTTGATAAGTTAGGGGTGGATTTCAGGTAATATTATTCCTATATAAAGTAAAGCAGCCTTTAAGCAATCTGCTTAGGGCTGCTTTATTTTTTTGGCAAAGTGGAAATATTTTCGCAACTTTAGAACGAGTGACGCGTCTATTGTATGTCAGGTAATGTCGGACAGGCCGGGAAGTCTACGCCATTTTATGGCAGATTAATAGGATGGTAGGGGTGAAGGATGAAGAAGTTCGGTTTTTTTATGTTTCTGTTCATCATCATGCTGGTGTTTCCAAAGGGCATTGAGGCAAGCGCATTAAGTGCCAAGATTTATTTGAACGGCAATGAGCTGCAGCTGTCTCAAGGTGTCAATGTGGAAAATATCAATGGAACCGTGATGGTGCCGATCCGGGTCGTATCCGAGAATTTGGGCTACACGGTAGGCTGGAATCAGGCAGCACAGAAAATTACGGTTCAAGGCGGAGGAAAAACCGTCGAGATGGTGGTCGGAAGCAGCAGTGCATCCATTGATGGTCAACGTGTAAGCATGGTTAAGGCACCGCTCTTGCGCGGAGGCACGACAATCGTACCCATCCGGTTTGTGAGTGAGCAGATGGGCATGAATGTCAGCTGGAACAATCAAGAGAAAGCAGTATACCTTATTACCCCGGAGTCAGGCGTCTCAAACCCGGGTGAGTCCGATTACGGTACTCTGACAACGATTGACGGAATCAGCTTTAGCAGCAATCGCCTGCTGGTAGCGGCGACAGGAACGATGAAGCCCAAGATTATGAAGCTGACCTCGCCGGACCGGATTGTCATTGATGTAGAGAATGCGGCATTCTCCGAGCAATTCAGCACGAGTAATATTTTGGACGCTACAAACAATGGGTCCTTGACGGTAACCGGATATCCAGATGTGAAATCGGTCCGGTATTCGCTGTACAGCGACAGCCCGTCAACCGTTCGCATTGTCATTGATCTGAATTATCCCAAAAATTATACGCTTCATAATGAACCTAACGGCTTGTTTACAGTGGACCTGAATACAAGCTCTGAGCCGGTTCCTGCTCCGGGAGCAGGCAGCAAAAAGCTCGTCGTCATTGATGCCGGACACGGGGGTCATGATCCTGGCGCAATCAGCGTCTCGAAGAAAAAGGAAAAGGATTTTGCCCTGAGTCTCGCTCTCAAAACGGCCAAGCTGCTGGAGAACAGCTCAACGATCGACGTTGTCCTTACACGCAGTGATGACACCTTCCTGGAGCTGAGTGACCGCGTGAAAATTGCCGAGAAGCTGAAGGCAGATGTCTTTATCTCCATTCATGCCAATGCGGGACCTGCCACGGCTTCCGGAACGGAGACCTTTTATCAGCGTTCGTCCAGCAAATCGTTGGCGACGGTCATTCATAAAAATATGTTAAATGCCGTTGGATTGAAGGACCGCGGAGTGAAATACGGGAATTTCCACGTCATCCGCGAGACCACGATGCCGGCCATTCTGCTGGAGGTCGGGTTCCTGACCAATAAAACGGATGAAACCAAGCTCTACGATTCCGGGATTCAGGACCGTGTCGCGCAGTCGATTGTGAACGGACTCAATGAATATTTTAAATAATAGTGATGCAGGGCAGATGGAGGTGGACTCATGAATAAAAAAATAGGGTCTGCGGCGTTCCTGGCAGCGTTTATGCTGCTAGGAACGGCATGCGGAGAGAAACCAGGGGCAGCACCTGTCCCTGCGGAGGAGAAGTCGGCAGCTCCTGTCCAGGAGACTGCAGAGACCGGAAACGAAGGCACTACCACGGCGCCGTCACAGACGCCATCCAGCACGCAGGGTGCAGGCGGAAGCACAGGGGGCAGTGAAGCCCCCTCTACGTCAACGCCTCAGGAAGAAGCCGAGCCAGCGCAGCAAAGTGAAGAGATCAAAGTATACTACACCGATCCTGACTTGATGGAGCTTCTCGAGGATACAGCCAAGATTACGTATACCGATGAAAAAGCGAAATACCAGGCGGCTTACGATGCGCTTCAGAAGAGCACATCTCAGGAGATGGTTCCGCTCTGGAGTAACATGAAGCTTCTTTCCTTGTCATTTGAGGATGGAGATCTGACACTGGATCTGCATATGCCGGATACGGCAAACATGGGCTCCACGGGAGAGGATTTTGCAATTCGGGCGCTCAAGGGCACCTACTTTCAATTTGATGAAGTGGAAACCATTCAGCTGCTGCTCGACGGTAAGCAGGTAGAGAGCCTGATGGGACATGTGACGCTGTATAACCCGGAAACCCGCTAGCTGCTGGAAGGAGATCACATTCTGCTGTCGAATATGTCAAAGAACGCGTATAGCAGAAATGAAAGGAGCAACAACAATGTCATCTAAACGAAGAAATATTCATTCCAAAAAAGTGGTCTCCGCCGTCATGGCCGGGCTTATGGTTATGGGAACTGGCGTATCTGCAGAGCCTGCAGCACCTACAGCAGTCAGCGCGGCGCTCTCGACGCCTGTTTTCAGTGATGTCGTCAGCGGCTATTGGGGAGAAAAATACATTTATAAACTGGCGGCTCAAGGGATTATAACTGGTAATAACGGCAAGTTTCGTCCTAATGATCCCGTAACTCAGCAGGAAGCTATGACGATGGCAATCCGTTTCTTGAATTTGAATGTGAATGAAGGCACCGACACGGCTGCGACATTACCGACAAATATGAAAGTAAATAATTACTTTGTACCGTACGTCAGCCTGGCGCTTTCGCAAAACCTGCTCAATCAAGAGAAAGAATCGCAGTATGCCGATGACAGCATGATCTGGGGAGCTCAAACGGCAACCCGGGAATGGATTACCGAGGTGCTGATCCGCTCCATCGGCCGTACTGCAGATGCGCAAGCAGCCATGTCGGAAGCTTCAGGCTTTGCAGACCATGGCAGCATTTCACCTGACCGCGCAGGGTATGTCAATACCGCCGTTGAGCTGGGTCTTGCCCAAGGCGTGACGGCTAATCGGTTTGATCCGAAAGGAGCGGTCACCCGGGCTCAGCTGGCTACCTTTTTTAGCCGGGCTCAGGCCTACATAGATGAACAGTATGAGAATCAATATGAGGGCGTCGTCACCTCAATGAGCGATGGCGGGCTGACTCTGTATACCGATGGACAGAGCCAGACATTTTCACTGCAGCCTTCCACGGCCTATTTTGAGAAAGACGCTGCCGGACGCATTACACAAGGAGATATCCAGCCTTACACGAAGGTAACCGTCATTGCGAAGGATGGTGCAGCAGCTTATGTCGAGCTTATGGATAAAGAGCAGCAGCTGGAATCCTTTGAACGGAAATTTGAGCGTCTGTCCCCCGACCAGGTCATATGGTTTGATACGGGATCGAGCTTTGAGTCTCTGTCTTACACAAAAGATACCCTCTTCCTGGATCAAAACGGCAGCAAGATTGATCCTGCCGATCCCAAGACATTGGTGCCGGGCAGCGTAGTAACTGTGCAGCGGGAAACCTTTACGCCACAGAAGCAGATTGTAGCGATCACGGTGAAGGATGGCGTAGTGAACAAAACGGCGACAGGGGTCATTCAGTCAGTGGATCTCAATGGCAAGAAGCTTACGGTGCAGACCACGACGGGGTCTGCAGAAACCTACAGCTATGAAGGAGCCATCATCAAATACCAAACCCAGCTGCTGACACCTTCTGAATTAAAGGCGGGAGCTGTCGTGAATTACACGGTTGAGAACAGTATGCTGAAGAGCGTTGAAATTAGCCAGAGCGTTGACCGCACCGTTAGCGCCATGCTGTATTCAGCCGATCCCAACGGGAAATTCATTACGTATAAACGCTCTGGCAGCACGCAGCTGGAAATCAAGGTGCTGGCCTCTCAGCCGGAGCTGATTGTCAGCGGGATTGCAAGACCGGTGCTGGATGACCTCATCTTTGACGAGAAGGCCGGAGACGAGGTGGAGCTGATCATTAATGGCGATGAGCAGGTCACCAAGATCACGGTCGTAGGACGTCAGTCCGAGCTGATGAAGCAGGCGGTCGTAGCGAGATATGATGCAGCCAAGAAGTGGCTGATGGTAAGCGACAGCGCCGGCAAGCCGCACGTGATGATCCTGGATGAGAAGACCAAGCTGGAGTCCTCGGCCGGCAGCTCGCTGTCCGCGGTTGAAGGTCTGCTCGGTTCTGGCAGAAAGGTGAACATCAAGCATCTGGGCAACCGCGCACTATCCCTGGAAGTCATATATCAGTACGAGGGCACATTGACGGAAATCAATACAGCCGCCAAGACGGTTACGATTCTCACCGACAACGGTGAAACCGTGAAGCTGCCATTCTCGAATCCGAAGGTAGAGCTGTACAGTAAGGCTTCCGCCTCGCTCTCGGATATCAAAATCGGCGACGAGGTCTATGCGGAGCTTTCCGCTAACCAGGATATGCTGGCCAGCTTGAAGTCTAAGGCTTTCGTTCAGTTTGAGGTGGGATCGGTGGAGCCTTCCTTAAACCGGCTTACGGTTAAGCACGATGGGGTGTCCAAGCTCATTTACACTGACAAAACCGTCATGAGTGACGAGAACGGCCAACCGATTCAGATTAGTGCCTTGAAGCCAGGCAGTCTGGTCAATGTACAGTTTACAGGCACAACGCCAACCTCGATCCAGGAGGTTCGTCTGACGCTAGGCCAAGTGATGGCTGTGGATGCTGCCGCTAACACGCTGACCGTGAAAGACTTTAATGGAACGCAGCAAGTCATTTCGGCAGCAGGCGGGGTCAAGATGAACCGCGGTGGCGCGGTGTCCACAAGCTTGGCCGGCCTCACCCTTAATGACCGGGTCGAGGTTCACAAGGACATTACCGGAGTGACCGTAGTCAAGGTTCTGGATTCTTTATCAAAAACGTTCTGGAAATCTCAAAATGGCGAAATTTATGTAAAACGGACGTACACAACGGATGAATATCGCTTCCGTACGTCAAGTAGCGTATTTGTTCACCAAAATGATCAGAACTTGTCCGTGCAATCCCTGAAAGAAAATGATAATATTGTACTGTATTTCAACAACGGCACCGTTGTAGAGGTCGTGAAACAATAGTTATCACTGAGGGATACACGAGAAACACCGTCTTGATGCGGGATTTGCTCGCATCAAGACTTTTTTTTGCGGGAGGACCAGCGATGAATAATTCTACCGTACGTCACATTCTCGATACCATCGGCGCTATGTACCCGGGTGCACACTGCGAGCTGAATCATAACAATGCATTCGAGCTAACCATTGCCGTGCTGCTGTCTGCTCAATGTACCGATGAAACAGTGAACAAAGTGACGAAGGACTTGTTCCAGAAATACAAAACCCCGCAGGATTATGTCTCGGTTCCGATTGAAGAGCTGGAGCAGGACATCCGACGGATCGGGTTGTACCGTAACAAGGCGAAGCACATACACCAGCT is part of the Paenibacillus algicola genome and harbors:
- the leuD gene encoding 3-isopropylmalate dehydratase small subunit, which translates into the protein MEAFTKLNGLVAPVDRVNVDTDAIIPKQFLKRIERTGFGQFLFYEWRFDEQGEVITTFPLNQPRYQGASVLISRANFGCGSSREHAPWAIMDYGFRVVIAPSFADIFYNNCFKNGILPIKLSEEQVEELFQRTEAHEGYQLSVDLENKLLSDDQGLQIQFDLDEHRRQFLLQGLDDIGLTLQHADAIDAYEQEHHNRLFA
- a CDS encoding N-acetylmuramoyl-L-alanine amidase family protein, with amino-acid sequence MKKCGLLMFLVLFLLSLGSAGKAEASGAKIYLDGEQLNLPSGVKVLNVNNSIMVPIRVISENLGYEVKWEKSTQTVSVLDSVTAVHMNVGKTQSQVNGIEVQMSIPPMLQGGTTLVPLRFVSTEMGMDIEWDNQIKAVYLTSSAPPVATEPVQVSPPPAGSVGSNPGAVTPVEEVTPVSALASVDGISFVDNQLLIAVSGKVTPKVFSIPSPDRIVVDLPQSFLSSSFAGSDQQVGKETILPLEGYPDVKQIRYARFSASPETVRVVLDLHTSKAYELTHQNGLITLNLNIEQTAAPAEPASSGKKIVVIDAGHGDGDPGAPSVNKRWEKDFNLAVAQKVGKLLEKETQIEVVLTRSNDTFLELKDRVKIANNLKADVFVSIHGNSNNSSSANGTETFYTRDASLSFAKIMHSHLSKATGLKNRGVSYGNFHVTRETSMPAVLLEIGFLSNKGDETQMFKEDFQNRVAQSIVDGIKEYLKVQ
- a CDS encoding GerMN domain-containing protein, producing the protein MSQRKYWSAAILAAVMVMSSGCGDKPAAAPPADTGAVKQAAGADEGNVKDDVDTTQQAQGTAGTQVAGNSTSASDGEKKEEPMRKEKVVLYYTDPELMGVVEAPGEIMYSGAEDKYAKAFNALQQSDDEEFVPLWNEAITLNQVEFDAGALVLDITKPAEANLGAGGEMYALEALENMFFQFEEVQSIQLLIDGEQVESLMGHVVLEHPMKRPTP
- a CDS encoding N-acetylmuramoyl-L-alanine amidase family protein translates to MKKFGFFMFLFIIMLVFPKGIEASALSAKIYLNGNELQLSQGVNVENINGTVMVPIRVVSENLGYTVGWNQAAQKITVQGGGKTVEMVVGSSSASIDGQRVSMVKAPLLRGGTTIVPIRFVSEQMGMNVSWNNQEKAVYLITPESGVSNPGESDYGTLTTIDGISFSSNRLLVAATGTMKPKIMKLTSPDRIVIDVENAAFSEQFSTSNILDATNNGSLTVTGYPDVKSVRYSLYSDSPSTVRIVIDLNYPKNYTLHNEPNGLFTVDLNTSSEPVPAPGAGSKKLVVIDAGHGGHDPGAISVSKKKEKDFALSLALKTAKLLENSSTIDVVLTRSDDTFLELSDRVKIAEKLKADVFISIHANAGPATASGTETFYQRSSSKSLATVIHKNMLNAVGLKDRGVKYGNFHVIRETTMPAILLEVGFLTNKTDETKLYDSGIQDRVAQSIVNGLNEYFK
- a CDS encoding GerMN domain-containing protein; protein product: MNKKIGSAAFLAAFMLLGTACGEKPGAAPVPAEEKSAAPVQETAETGNEGTTTAPSQTPSSTQGAGGSTGGSEAPSTSTPQEEAEPAQQSEEIKVYYTDPDLMELLEDTAKITYTDEKAKYQAAYDALQKSTSQEMVPLWSNMKLLSLSFEDGDLTLDLHMPDTANMGSTGEDFAIRALKGTYFQFDEVETIQLLLDGKQVESLMGHVTLYNPETR
- a CDS encoding S-layer homology domain-containing protein, with the translated sequence MSSKRRNIHSKKVVSAVMAGLMVMGTGVSAEPAAPTAVSAALSTPVFSDVVSGYWGEKYIYKLAAQGIITGNNGKFRPNDPVTQQEAMTMAIRFLNLNVNEGTDTAATLPTNMKVNNYFVPYVSLALSQNLLNQEKESQYADDSMIWGAQTATREWITEVLIRSIGRTADAQAAMSEASGFADHGSISPDRAGYVNTAVELGLAQGVTANRFDPKGAVTRAQLATFFSRAQAYIDEQYENQYEGVVTSMSDGGLTLYTDGQSQTFSLQPSTAYFEKDAAGRITQGDIQPYTKVTVIAKDGAAAYVELMDKEQQLESFERKFERLSPDQVIWFDTGSSFESLSYTKDTLFLDQNGSKIDPADPKTLVPGSVVTVQRETFTPQKQIVAITVKDGVVNKTATGVIQSVDLNGKKLTVQTTTGSAETYSYEGAIIKYQTQLLTPSELKAGAVVNYTVENSMLKSVEISQSVDRTVSAMLYSADPNGKFITYKRSGSTQLEIKVLASQPELIVSGIARPVLDDLIFDEKAGDEVELIINGDEQVTKITVVGRQSELMKQAVVARYDAAKKWLMVSDSAGKPHVMILDEKTKLESSAGSSLSAVEGLLGSGRKVNIKHLGNRALSLEVIYQYEGTLTEINTAAKTVTILTDNGETVKLPFSNPKVELYSKASASLSDIKIGDEVYAELSANQDMLASLKSKAFVQFEVGSVEPSLNRLTVKHDGVSKLIYTDKTVMSDENGQPIQISALKPGSLVNVQFTGTTPTSIQEVRLTLGQVMAVDAAANTLTVKDFNGTQQVISAAGGVKMNRGGAVSTSLAGLTLNDRVEVHKDITGVTVVKVLDSLSKTFWKSQNGEIYVKRTYTTDEYRFRTSSSVFVHQNDQNLSVQSLKENDNIVLYFNNGTVVEVVKQ